A single window of Bufo bufo chromosome 10, aBufBuf1.1, whole genome shotgun sequence DNA harbors:
- the KCNJ11 gene encoding ATP-sensitive inward rectifier potassium channel 11, whose protein sequence is MLARKGLIPEDYVLTTRLAEDINEPKYRAQERRARFVAKNGRCNVAHKNIREQGRFLLDVFTTVVDLKWHHTLLIFTMSFLCTWLLFGMIWWLIAFAHGDLDYTEEGFVPCVTSVQSFTAAFLFSIEVQVTIGFGGRMITEECPLAILVLIVQNIVGLVINAIMLGCIFMKTAQAHRRAETLIFSKHAVIALRNSKLCFMFRVGDLRKSMIISATIRMQVVKKSSSLEGEVLPLNQIDIQMENPISTNGIFLVSPLIICHTITKDSPLYDISATDLTHQQDLEIIVILEGVVETTGITTQARTSYLADEILWGQRFVPIIAEEDGRYSVDYSKFGNTIKVPTPTCTARQLEEDQGNLDLRSFSPKSTIRRRNISIKVKPKFTLFDEDQT, encoded by the coding sequence ATGCTGGCCAGGAAGGGCCTGATCCCGGAGGACTACGTGCTGACCACCCGCCTAGCCGAGGACATCAATGAGCCCAAGTACCGGGCGCAGGAGCGGAGGGCGAGGTTCGTGGCCAAGAACGGGAGGTGCAATGTGGCCCACAAGAACATCCGGGAGCAGGGCCGCTTCCTGCTGGACGTCTTCACCACCGTGGTGGACCTCAAGTGGCATCACACCCTCCTCATCTTCACCATGTCCTTCCTCTGCACCTGGCTGCTCTTTGGGATGATCTGGTGGCTCATCGCCTTCGCCCATGGCGACCTGGACTACACCGAGGAAGGCTTTGTGCCCTGTGTGACCAGCGTCCAGTCCTTCACCGCTGCCTTCCTCTTCTCCATTGAGGTACAGGTGACCATCGGCTTTGGGGGGCGAATGATCACAGAGGAGTGCCCCTTGGCCATCCTAGTCCTCATCGTTCAGAACATTGTAGGTCTGGTCATCAATGCTATCATGTTGGGCTGTATCTTCATGAAGACGGCGCAGGCCCACCGTAGAGCGGAGACCCTCATCTTCAGCAAGCACGCCGTCATTGCCCTACGAAACAGCAAACTCTGCTTCATGTTTAGGGTTGGAGACCTGCGGAAGAGCATGATCATCAGCGCCACCATCCGCATGCAGGTGGTCAAGAAGTCCAGCAGCCTGGAGGGAGAGGTCCTGCCCCTCAACCAGATAGATATCCAAATGGAGAACCCCATCAGTACCAATGGCATCTTTCTGGTGTCACCACTCATCATCTGCCACACCATCACCAAGGACAGTCCGCTGTATGACATCTCCGCCACTGACCTCACTCACCAGCAAGACCTGGAGATCATTGTCATCCTGGAGGGGGTGGTGGAGACCACTGGAATCACCACCCAGGCCAGGACATCATACTTGGCTGATGAGATTCTGTGGGGTCAACGCTTTGTGCCCATCATAGCAGAAGAAGACGGCAGGTACTCGGTGGACTACTCAAAATTTGGCAATACGATCAAGGTGCCCACCCCGACATGCACAGCAAGGCAGCTGGAGGAAGACCAAGGTAACCTGGACCTTCGCTCCTTCTCCCCTAAGAGCACCATCCGCAGAAGAAACATCTCCATCAAGGTAAAGCCAAAGTTCACACTGTTTGATGAGGACCAAACGTGA